A section of the Triticum dicoccoides isolate Atlit2015 ecotype Zavitan chromosome 7A, WEW_v2.0, whole genome shotgun sequence genome encodes:
- the LOC119334301 gene encoding pentatricopeptide repeat-containing protein At1g08070, chloroplastic-like, which translates to MLPSILSKSRNAPSPAGHRRRLRRLISSSLGRATTLPPTTAIAATPPPSTNCHLASSTHSYHHYTSILQSCVAAGSLRAGRQLHGRLLVSGLGPDTVLSTKLVDLYSACGHVGQARRLFDGMPKRNVFLWNVLIRAYAREGPHEAAVQLYYGMAEHGVEPDNFTYPLVLKACAALLDLETGREVHERVSGTRWGQDVFVCAGVVDMYAKCGCVDDARAVFDGIAVRDAVVWNSMIAAYGQNGRPMEALSLCRDMASNGVGPTIATLVSTISAAADAAALPRGRELHGFGWRRGFGRQDKLKTSLLDMYAKSGWVQVARVLFEQLMKRELVSWNAMICGYGMHGHADEALELFNKMRGDAQVTPDNITFVGVLSACNHGGMVEEAREFFGLMVDVYSIKPTVQHYTCLVDVLGHTGRFEEAYDLIKGMSIKPDSGIWGALLNGCKIHKNVELGELALQKLIELEPEDAGNYVHLSNIYAQSGKWENAARVRKLMTNRGLKKILACSWIELKGKTHGFLVGDASHPRSDEIYEELERLEGLMSDAGYVPDTMPVFHNVDDDEKRNMVRSHSERLAIAFGLISTPPGTKLLVTKNLRVCEDCHVVIKLISQIVQREIIIRDVNRYHHFVNGECSCKDYW; encoded by the coding sequence ATGCTTCCCTCCATCCTTTCAAAGTCGAGAAACGCGCCGTCACCCGCCGGACACCGCCGCCGTCTCCGTCGTCTCATCTCCTCTTCCCTCGGCAGGGCTACAACCCTCCCACCCACCACCGCCATTGCAGCAACGCCACCTCCAAGCACCAACTGCCACCTCGCTTCTTCCACTCATTCCTACCACCACTACACCTCCATCCTCCAATCCTGCGTCGCCGCTGGTTCCCTGCGCGCAGGCAGGCAGCTCCATGGCAGGCTCCTCGTCTCGGGCCTCGGCCCTGACACGGTCTTGTCCACCAAGCTCGTCGACCTGTACTCTGCCTGCGGCCATGTTGGGCAGGCGCGCCGCCTGTTTGACGGAATGCCCAAGCGGAACGTGTTCCTGTGGAACGTGCTGATCAGGGCCTACGCGCGGGAGGGGCCCCACGAGGCCGCGGTGCAGCTCTATTATGGGATGGCGGAGCACGGCGTGGAGCCGGATAACTTCACGTACCCGCTGGTGCTCAAGGCGTGCGCGGCGCTCCTGGACCTGGAGACCGGGAGGGAGGTGCACGAGCGCGTCTCGGGCACGCGGTGGGGCCAGGATGTGTTTGTGTGCGCCGGCGTTGTTGACATGTACGCCAAGTGCGGGTGTGTGGACGATGCTCGAGCGGTGTTTGATGGGATCGCGGTGAGAGACGCTGTCGTGTGGAATTCGATGATTGCTGCATATGGGCAGAATGGGCGACCCATGGAGGCGCTTTCATTGTGCCGTGACATGGCTTCTAATGGTGTTGGGCCCACAATCGCTACTCTGGTGAGTACAATATCAGCGGCGGCTGATGCCGCTGCTCTGCCTAGAGGGAGAGAGCTGCATGGGTTTGGTTGGAGGAGGGGATTTGGGCGGCAGGATAAGCTGAAAACTTCCCTTCTGGACATGTATGCCAAGAGTGGGTGGGTGCAGGTGGCTCGTGTTCTCTTTGAGCAACTTATGAAGAGGGAACTTGTTTCTTGGAATGCCATGATATGTGGATACGGGATGCATGGCCATGCTGACGAAGCACTTGAACTGTTTAACAAAATGAGGGGAGATGCTCAAGTGACTCCTGACAACATCACTTTTGTTGGGGTTTTATCTGCCTGCAACCATGGAGGGATGGTAGAAGAAGCAAGAGAGTTCTTTGGTCTGATGGTTGATGTGTACTCCATCAAGCCAACAGTGCAGCATTACACTTGCCTTGTAGATGTTCTTGGTCACACCGGTAGGTTTGAGGAAGCATATGACCTTATTAAAGGAATGTCTATCAAACCAGATTCAGGAATATGGGGGGCACTTCTCAATGGTTGTAAGATCCACAAAAATGTTGAACTAGGTGAGCTAGCCCTGCAGAAGTTGATTGAGCTCGAGCCTGAAGATGCTGGTAATTATGTCCATCTATCAAATATCTATGCTCAGTCTGGGAAATGGGAAAACGCTGCAAGGGTGAGAAAGCTAATGACCAATAGAGGCCTGAAAAAAATCCTCGCTTGCAGTTGGATTGAGTTGAAAGGAAAAACTCATGGATTTCTAGTTGGGGATGCATCTCATCCTAGATCAGATGAAATATATGAAGAGCTAGAGAGATTGGAAGGTCTCATGAGTGATGCTGGCTACGTGCCTGACACAATGCCAGTTTTCCACAATGTGGATGATGATGAAAAGAGGAATATGGTGAGAAGCCACAGTGAGAGGTTGGCCATTGCGTTTGGGCTCATTAGTACACCTCCTGGGACAAAGCTTCTTGTGACTAAGAATCTTCGAGTTTGCGAGGACTGTCATGTTGTTATCAAACTGATTTCACAGATTGTGCAGCGTGAGATCATCATAAGAGATGTTAACCGCTACCATCACTTTGTAAATGGTGAATGCTCTTGCAAAGACTACTGGTAG